The region tcctcatagggcaggtgctccagccctccgatcatctttgtagccctgcgctggaccctctccagtagctccatgtctctcttgcactggggagcccagaactggacacagtactcgagatgaggcctctccagggctgagtagaggggcaggatcacctccctcgacctgctggcaacactcttcccaatgcaccccaggagaccattggccttcttggccacaagggcacattgctggctcatggtcaacttgtcatccaccagcactcccagttccttctctgcagagctgctctccagcaggtcagtccccagcctgtactggtgcacagggttatttctccctaggtgcaggactctggaCTTGtgcttgttgaacctcaggaggttcctctctgcccagctctccagcctgcccaggtctctctcaaggccagcacagcccttgggtgTATCAACCACAAGGCaggtggggctgcagcccctgGTCACCCCCCTCCACCTGCGGCCAGCTGCGCTCGCTCCAGAAGGACGCCGGAGCGCCTGACTCCCCGGCATGCCCATTTTCTCCAGGGAGAAGTCCCCGCTGGCAAGGACTGCCTCTTCCTCTAACGTTTCTGGGAGCGGGATTGCCCCGTTCGTTCCCAAATCCCCGGGTCTGACCTCAGTGGCCTCCCCGTGCCGAGACGTCCCCAGctgcgggctggcagaggggctCTGCAGCGTTTAGAAACTGCTCCTTCTgattctattttttcctgtttttaaggCCCCACCCTAATAGCACCCcgaggaggggggggggggaaatcagcTTCCTTGCTTGGAAATTTATTTCCGTAACATTTTGGGCTGAAAGTCGTTACTGGTTTGAACCCTTGCCCGTGCAGCTGCGTGGCCGGGCAGCACCGCGGCGGCGGTGCAGGGCTCGTGGGCCGCGAGCTCGCACGGGGCAGCGGCCGGTTGCCGTCGTTTGGCAGCGCCACGCGGGACTGAAGGCTCTTTTGCTTCAGCAGACTAGCGTCTCCCCACCTGCGGCTCGATgttctctgcaaatatttttgcttttgcatttgctAGGAGAGGAAATAACCAGACTGGGCCACGCCGGGGTCCACGCTAGCCGTCACTGTATTTGTCGCGCGGCTCTGACAGCCGTCGGATGTGCAAAGCAGAGGGTGCACTGCCCTGGGCTCCCGAGCCGCGTCGCTGCGCGCtccgtggggcagagcaggtGCGGGGCTGTCTCGCGGGGCTGGGGACAAGTGGAAATTAAGGTGTGATTCGGTTGCGTAAACACATCAGGCACTGAACCGTCTCTGCGGTGGCAGCACCTCTCCTGGGAATGGAAAGCAGCTGGCTGGCTCCGGGGGGCTGGAAACTCCGGGGTGCGTGCGTCGAGCACGGGAGGGATCCCCGCCGGCCGGGGAAGGGCGCCTCCGGCCCAGCCGCCGGCACAGCCCCGGCACCAGCCAGGGCGCCCAGCAGAAACCGTCTCCTCTCACCCCGTCGCTTCTTCCTGTCGCCTCTCGCGCAGCCTCAAGGTGATGGGCTTTTCCTAGGATCAGGCCCCTGGGagctcctctgctccctctcttCCTGCTCCAGCGTGGGGGACATTCTGCTGCCGCCCTGTGTGCCACCCACGCCGTTTGCACATTCGGCGGGGACATGTGGCTCCACCCGAGGTGCCAGCGCCAGACACGGGCCCGTCCGTGAAGACCCTGGCATTGCTGCCCCGCAGCGCATGCCAGGTCACGTTTCTGGGCCCCGGCTGTGGCGGGTCTCACGCTCCTCGGTTACGTTTGTAACACCCCCGTAAGAGGCTTTGGGTGCTTGCTTGGAAGCAGATGACGAAGCTCAGCTGCTGTCCTCGGTGCAAAGCAGTGGCTGTCCCGGCACTGCTGAGCCGCGCCAGCAGCTAGCGTCGAAACCCCCGGCTGCACCTGGAACGGGGAGCGGAGGGGACGCGGTGCGCTGGGCTCGGGGCCGTCGCGCAGCGCAGAGGTGCCGCTCGGCTGGCCGGCAGCGAGGCGGTTCGGGCAGTGGTGGAGTCGGGAGCGTGCCCGTGCCCCGAAGCGCGCGCTGCCTGCGCTTTCTGGGGCTGCTTTCGGCACGTCGTGCCGCCTTTTGCAGGCGTCCCGCGCCCACCGATGCCGCTGCCCCTCCAGCTTGAGCGCCGGTGCCTGGCGAGCAAGCGTGCATGCTCCCGGGGCTGCAAAAACGCCTGGCAGGGAGGGACGCGAAGGCAAGGGCTGCCGCCGTTGGCCGTGGGGGCGGCAGCTCGGTGAGGGGCGCAGGAGCCCTCGGAGCCACCCGGGCAGCCGCGGCTTGGCGGCAGGCAGGCGGCGGAGGGCACCTTCACGGGCCATCCTCGCAGGAgggagaccagctctgcagGCTCTTCCCTTCCTGGTCGTGATCGCGCCTGAAGACGTTCCTGCCCACCCTGCGGGGAAGCGGAGAGCTGCGGCACCGCGGCCGGTGGGCGCCTGCCGTCCCCGGGGAGCAGAGGGGCCGGGGGGGGTCCCAGCAGCAGGCGCCCCCTCCCTACCTCGTGGCTTTCCAGTTGTCCTCCCAGGACCCCACGGCCTCGCGCAGCAGCCAGGTGGTGGCCAGCGTCTCCTGCCCGCCTGCGTCCACGAAGCACTGCCCCACGAAGACGGCGGTGGCGTCTGCGGGGACCGGGAGCGGGAGGACGGGGTCCCCGCGCACCCCACGCACTGACGTCCGGGTGCCGGGTCCCATCCCTCCGCCCCACACAACGACTCCTCCCCGGTTCCCGACCGCCCCCCTTCGCTCGGACGCCCGGCGCCCTTTGCACGAAGCCGACTTTGGTCTCCGGCGTGGATGCTGGGGCCGTCCCTaccccgtccccgtccccgcaAGGCCCAGCACCTACTGGAGAACCTCTCCCAGCGCACGGTGAAGCCGAAGGTGGGCCAGGCCAGCTCGCCGAGGTCCTGCTGGGCGCCCGTCAGCGGCGACACGCGGACGCAGCCGCCGGCCAGGCTCACCCGCGTGAGGTATTTGCCCTGGAAGCTGCCGTCGTCCCGCACCGCCGAGATCTCCATCAGCGACTCCAGGTTGTTCCTCCAGAGCCCGCTCAGCTCGCACTGCAAGGGGCGCAGACGCAGGCCCTGCCACGGGCTgccctcgcgccgccgccgggcgcaccgcgccggcaccgcggctctgcctgctgctccgGGGAGGCGAGGCGGCAGCCCGCCATGGGCACGTGCTCCCGATGCGGGAGCAAACTGGTGCATGGGGGGAGGCCGTTCCCGCTGCCCGTTTCGCCCACGTCATCTCCCAAGCCCGCGCTTCGCGctgccagagctctgctgccCGCACCCCTCGGCCCGGCTGGAAAGGGCACGAAAGAGAggagccccccggccgcccgcacCGCATCCCCAGGGCGAGCGCCTGCGCCGGCCCCTACCTGCCTCCCGGCCGGGCTGGCGCCCATCACCGTGgccagggccagcagcagggcgAGCGTGCCGCTCCCCATGGCCGCGGGGCCGCCTGCaccccggcccgcgccccggccccctttatagccccgcggccgcgcgctgTAACcggagcccccggggcggccgggagccggctGGCAGTGGCAGGGCGCCCGGGGAAACGTGAGGCGAGCGGCAGGTCTGGGTGacccgggcagcgccggggcgcgcggggccgcggcggctaTAGATAGACGGGGCCGGCGGTGGTGGCGCGGCCCATAgcccggcggcggaggggggagaggggccgCGGGAGCGCTCATGCCACCCCCGCCGTCCCGGCGCTGCCGCTGTCACCCAGACGCGGCCGTGCTGGGGTGCAGAGCCCCCAGCGACCATTCTGGCCACACTTGAAAAACGCCCCTTTCCACCCGGGATTTGGTCCTGGTGATGGTCCTGATGGGGAGGTTTCTGCTGCTGGAAGTGGCTCTCATTCTCTGCGGAGCAGGAGGTGCCCGTCCGGACCGGAGAGGCTGGCAGCAATGGTGCCACACGGACACAGCCCATGTGGCAGGAGCTGCACAGCCTGCAGGGAACTGCACAGAGCAGCTGTTTGGGGCACCTCGCCTGATCCCGATGAGGGCACCACTGCAAGGACCTTCGCAACGGGGACTCCCGTCACCATCTGGACAGCCACCGCTGTCCTGCTTGAGAGACTTGAGACCCCTGTACGAGCATCACCCTATGCTAAGAAGATTTCAATCTATGCCAGGAAGAGCccaataaattattattattattagatgATATCCCTGCGAGTGCCCGGGCGATGCAGACACACAAGCAGCACGAGCATCGTTGGTGCTGCCCGGCAGTGATAACATGGTCAGGAGGACGCGTGCAGTACAAGCGGCAGCTGCCCCGT is a window of Rhea pennata isolate bPtePen1 chromosome Z, bPtePen1.pri, whole genome shotgun sequence DNA encoding:
- the LOC134153943 gene encoding avidin-related protein 2-like translates to MGSGTLALLLALATVMGASPAGRQCELSGLWRNNLESLMEISAVRDDGSFQGKYLTRVSLAGGCVRVSPLTGAQQDLGELAWPTFGFTVRWERFSNATAVFVGQCFVDAGGQETLATTWLLREAVGSWEDNWKATRVGRNVFRRDHDQEGKSLQSWSPSCEDGP